In Paenibacillus sp. 1781tsa1, one DNA window encodes the following:
- a CDS encoding DUF4962 domain-containing protein gives MEVKRKLAERPLYQPISGPFHVDYAPDEHTVLAENPPRFTWMAAQQEDENAYLLQVSASPSFQEEETMTYTPLPYNFFTPDRVFEPGEYYWRYALLIDHSVQQGSEADVDVSQGKQGSEAEGHPSQRKHGEMSAWSEVRRFMVPAGLPETPLPSRAQRYVSTDTSHPRLWLGERGLNALADGVASDSTYCGWDVFMANSVEPWANREPIREPLPYPENKRVATLWRQMYIDCQEVLYAIRHLSIAGRVLRDERLLEAAKTWLLHVAAWDTEGTTSRDYNDEAAFRVAAALAWGYDWLHDELNSEEQDVVRCSLLRRTEQVTQHVMVRSKIHHVPYDSHAIRSLSSVLVPCCMAMMHEEQQAAEWLDYAIDYYACLYSPWGGSDGGWAEGPMYWTTGMAYVTEAMNLLRNYAGIDFFRRPFFQRTGDFPFYVYPPDARRASFGDQSTLGDPVNLKTGYLVRQLAGVTGNRWYQWYFERVRQSDPGTEGAFYNYGWWDFNFDELVYRHDYPQVEEESPVNIEPLKWFRDVGWVAMHHRMDDPDEHVMLLLKSSRYGSISHSHADQNSFTLHAFGEPLAADTGYYIAHGSSFHREWRRQTRSKNNLLIGGVGQYAENNKVLNMAATGQIEDAYWRDGDGYVRALATDAYASTVPHVKRVVREIHFLQSSYFVIVDHIDLDKPDSVQWLFHALHPLQLKGQSFRLNGTKAGLEGTFVYASSGELSLSQTNQFAEVDPAEYEGLDRHYHLSAETRPATSHTIVTLLVPYKIEEPKYVPYFIDDQDHGIHLYFTDNGVTKKIEVSKTY, from the coding sequence ATGGAAGTGAAACGGAAGCTTGCAGAAAGACCGTTGTACCAACCCATTAGTGGGCCGTTCCATGTGGACTATGCCCCTGACGAGCATACCGTTCTGGCAGAGAATCCGCCAAGGTTTACCTGGATGGCGGCACAGCAGGAGGATGAGAATGCCTATCTGCTGCAAGTATCGGCGAGCCCTTCTTTTCAGGAAGAAGAGACGATGACCTATACGCCGCTCCCGTATAATTTTTTCACGCCTGATCGGGTGTTTGAACCTGGGGAGTATTATTGGCGATATGCGCTGCTTATAGATCATTCAGTGCAGCAAGGAAGCGAAGCGGACGTGGATGTCTCTCAGGGGAAGCAAGGGAGTGAAGCCGAAGGGCATCCCTCGCAAAGGAAGCACGGGGAAATGTCGGCATGGAGTGAGGTGAGGCGGTTTATGGTCCCAGCGGGATTACCGGAGACACCTCTACCTTCCCGGGCACAGCGATACGTTTCCACAGACACGTCTCACCCACGGCTGTGGCTTGGTGAGCGTGGACTGAATGCTCTTGCCGATGGCGTTGCGTCCGATTCCACGTATTGCGGCTGGGATGTGTTTATGGCAAATTCCGTGGAACCGTGGGCAAACCGTGAGCCCATTCGTGAACCGCTGCCTTACCCGGAGAACAAACGTGTCGCCACGTTGTGGAGACAAATGTACATTGACTGTCAGGAAGTGTTATATGCCATTCGTCATCTGAGTATCGCTGGGCGGGTGCTTCGAGACGAACGGCTGCTTGAAGCGGCGAAAACCTGGCTGTTGCATGTGGCGGCTTGGGATACCGAGGGAACGACCTCCCGCGATTATAACGATGAGGCGGCTTTTCGGGTCGCAGCGGCGCTCGCTTGGGGTTATGACTGGCTGCATGATGAGTTGAACAGTGAAGAGCAAGATGTGGTAAGGTGCAGTTTACTGCGGCGGACAGAACAGGTAACCCAGCATGTGATGGTCCGCTCAAAGATTCATCATGTGCCTTACGACAGCCATGCCATTCGTTCATTGTCTTCCGTGCTTGTGCCTTGCTGTATGGCCATGATGCATGAGGAGCAGCAGGCTGCAGAGTGGTTGGATTATGCGATCGATTATTATGCCTGTCTGTACTCCCCCTGGGGAGGAAGTGATGGAGGTTGGGCTGAAGGTCCGATGTACTGGACAACAGGTATGGCTTACGTGACCGAAGCGATGAATCTGCTGCGAAACTATGCGGGCATCGACTTTTTCCGTCGGCCGTTCTTCCAGCGTACCGGGGATTTTCCGTTCTACGTTTACCCGCCTGATGCACGGCGCGCCAGCTTTGGAGATCAGTCTACGCTGGGTGACCCGGTAAATTTGAAAACAGGCTATCTTGTGCGCCAACTGGCAGGTGTTACAGGCAACCGCTGGTACCAGTGGTACTTTGAGCGTGTACGTCAATCCGACCCGGGGACAGAGGGAGCCTTTTATAACTACGGCTGGTGGGATTTTAACTTTGACGAATTGGTATATCGCCACGATTATCCGCAGGTGGAGGAAGAGTCACCTGTGAACATCGAGCCGCTCAAATGGTTCCGGGATGTGGGATGGGTAGCGATGCATCACCGGATGGACGATCCGGATGAGCATGTCATGCTGCTGCTCAAGTCGAGCCGTTACGGCTCCATCAGCCACAGCCATGCGGATCAGAACAGCTTTACCCTGCATGCATTCGGTGAGCCGCTTGCGGCGGATACGGGCTATTATATCGCGCATGGAAGTTCCTTTCACCGGGAATGGCGCAGGCAGACACGCTCCAAAAATAATCTGCTGATTGGCGGAGTAGGTCAGTATGCCGAGAACAACAAGGTGCTGAATATGGCCGCAACTGGACAGATCGAAGATGCCTATTGGCGGGATGGCGATGGATATGTGCGCGCGTTGGCGACCGATGCCTATGCCAGCACCGTACCGCATGTGAAGCGTGTTGTACGGGAAATTCATTTTCTGCAGTCATCGTACTTCGTTATTGTGGACCACATTGATCTGGATAAGCCGGACAGTGTCCAATGGCTGTTCCATGCACTACACCCGTTACAGCTGAAAGGGCAGAGCTTCCGTCTAAACGGTACTAAGGCGGGGCTTGAAGGGACGTTTGTATATGCTTCCTCCGGTGAGTTGTCGCTCAGCCAGACGAATCAATTCGCAGAGGTGGACCCGGCAGAGTATGAAGGGCTGGATAGACATTATCATCTAAGCGCGGAAACACGCCCTGCAACAAGTCATACCATTGTAACGCTGCTTGTACCATATAAGATTGAGGAGCCGAAGTATGTCCCTTATTTCATCGATGACCAGGATCACGGCATCCATCTTTATTTTACCGACAATGGTGTAACGAAGAAGATCGAGGTATCCAAGACGTACTAG